The DNA window AAAAAGTCGATACCCCCCTTAGAAGTCGGTGGTTCTTTCATGGTCTCATGCATATGTAAAATAATCCAGTTAGAGGAGAATGTTACCTATGTATCGTCTAGTCATCTCGGTCCATCAAAAGTATATATGAACGTATTTAGTATAAGCGCCCTCCAGCTAGGAAATCACAGTACTTCCCAGTTATACATATCACAACCCATATGTAATTACAAATGTAAAATTGGTagaatattattttttttacgtCTTCCTAAAAATATTGGCACTACTTCTGGCATATGTAATTGTTTCTTGGCAACATGGCAACATGCCCTCTACAAATGGATAATAGGGAGGTTGAAAAAAGGGGTAAGGAGTAAGGaacaagggggggggaagacACACATACCTTGACCGACATCACAGCACCACCCAGGCTCTGTAGAAAAACTTGTTAGCCATCACTGTGTCCATCACAAAAAGGTTTATGAGGTGGAGAGTTGAAAGGGTATAAATGGAGATGAAAGGTTAGTACAGCGTAACAAAGACttggggagagagagagaaaacagaAGAGTAATTAGAACATGAGCTCAAAAATGTGCCCCAAAACCAGCCACCTTCCAAAGTAATTTTCTTGCTCATCCattgtaagaaaaaaaaaaaagcaaaaaaaaaaaaaaaaaacaagtgTATAGACATGATAATTCCATCCACAAGTGACAAATACAATAAACAAACATCCTGCAAAGCTACTCTGTGCTGCTATCTGACAGCGCCTATGGCCATGAACCGGCTATGACGACGCTCTACTATATTGTATGCGCTATTCATTACATATCCATAACATCCACCGCCTGATTCGCTCTGTGCTGTTCAAACGCGCCATATTgttcagccatggccagctgCAACTGGTGCCGTGCGTAGTCGGCTCCGAGATAGACGGGGTCTGTAGAAGGCACGTAGCTTGGGCCGCCAATAGAGGTTCCAAAGTGGCTGTATGCGTCTTTTGGACGAGAGACAGActcctctcgctctcgctctcgtcgCATGATCTCTTCATATCCAGACAGCATGTAAGGCTCGCTCTCTTGGCTGGCTTGATGGATCCATGTGCTGTTTGAATTTTGGACTGTCGTGCCGTCTAGGCTCATGACATTgctaagctgctgctgcttctcatAACGCACCTGGGCCAAATGCTCCTCTTGGTCCATTGTCGTGCTGCTCCAAGCAAGAGCAGGGATATCTCCTCCGCTGGTGGGAGGACAGATGCTCCAAAGCTCGACCAACCGCCTCTTTTGGGTGATGTCAGCTATACggaagagctgcagctgtgaGGGCGTGAGCGTGGAGGGATCAACGCCGTGGTTCCGTAATATCGTCTCGGATGAAACGACCTCAGTCTGTGGCGGCTCTGATGAGCGTCTCTGTGAGTCCGAGTGCTGTAGCTGAGGCTTTGCAATATGAGCCGAGTGGTTATAGTGCTGTGATACGGAATAGACAATCTGCTGCGAGGGAACAGCCTCTTCTTGGGGCATTTCCTTGGGAACAGCCTCTGGGTTGAAAGTCATGTTTCGCGAGAAGAGCGCTGCAAGATCATCGTGGATCTGCATATTCGTCTGCAGTGATACCATGTTGCTGCAATGCAAAGAGTTAGCGCCGCGGTCTGCAAGATGAGAGGGtgtatgcatgtatgcaAGTACATGGCCGAGATTGGTGACCAATAAGATCAATAAGATGTAGGTACCTGGTGATTTGTGCCGACGATGCTATAACGAGTTTACAAAAAGTAAAAGCGACCTGGGAATACCTGCTGGTGGTCTAAGTAGTTCACCTGTTCCACGAGATATTGCAGCGTTGTATTGCTCCAAGAATAGATAATTTGGAGTGCGTGAATCCTCCTCCGATTTGGGGGGGTGACGTTTTATTAGTTGGGTATCAACGAGGACTAGGAGAGACGAGACGCTTGCGACGGGAGGCTCGAGCTGTggcagcaagaaaagaaatcttGGGGTGTTTATATTGCACTACACTAAGATAAAATGTCAAGACGAAGTGAAGTCGAGAGAGGTTtcagaaagaagagaagcgaagAGTATCCCGAGgtctccttttttattttaattcgTTCGTGCCTGGAAGCGGATACTACTGCGTGCTAGCAGAAGATTGGGCTGCGGCATCAGATGCCAGGGTCGGCCAGACGAGGGGTCAAGAGACAGCGCAGCGTCTAGCGGAAACTATCGGTGCGTTGGCGATGAGCGATGAGCGTTTCAACCTGAAAGAGTGGAGGCCAGTGCAGATGGACAGCAGCAGACGCAAGAGGCACGGCAGCGGTGCAGGCGGGGCCAGAAGCACGGAAGACGCAGAGATGCAGCGAAGCCTGGTCCGGTGAGATGGaagtagagaagaagacgacggaCAGCAGTACTCTGCGCTGGGTATATATACGGGGAGAATCAGTGACTGTTGCCCACTTATAGTGAGTCGCTGTCATACAAGGTTCCAGTTGCAATTCTTAGGCGGTTATTCGGGGGTTTTCAGGCATGTATCCTGCCTGTCTGGCGTGCAAAGCGAACAGGAAAAACCGTTGGGGCCAGCCACCACCAATGTGTCACTGCTATGTGGATAGCGGCCTTTTCTGGCGGAAACGAGAGGCGCGAGGGGGGGAACAAGCAGGTCATGAGGGAAGGTTCCACGATGGGCGTGACGCAAGACACGTTTGGGCCGCCTTTGGGCATCATCCGTACGGGGGACATGATCGGTGGGGGAATGGACGCGGAAGGGCCTAGGagagcggcgatggcggcgagtAGCGGGTACCAGGTTGGACTGTAGATGTTACAAGCATTTGCAAGCATAGAACCGCTGATATGCTGGTCGAAATCATACTCCTATTTCCGAGCAATGTGTATGTACACACTTATAAACGACTCGCATGGTGCTATGCTATGCCGCCGCTCTGTCGCTAATGGCCCCTAGTTTGCAGTAGGCTGCCTGGACGACGTTAGCAACACGGAGGTTTAATGAATGGCACGACTGGCATGGACGGCGTGGCAAAAAAGCCTCCTTTATCGCCCAGCGCCTCGTCTTAATATAGTCGATAGTCTACGAGTAAAATGAATGACGGAAAGTGGCATTCGTTTGACGGGCTAAAGAAATACTAGCATCTGCTGCTAATTATTAGCGATATAAGAAAATGTGCCGGCACAACGACGATGATAAAGGTTGCATCCATTGTAAGCCCAAAGCCATCACCATGCGCTGAATCCCGCACTCCATCCCACGCTCGCTTCCCGGGGGGCAAATACGGAAATAGCCAGCTCTCATTTGGTGCCGAGGTTGAGCTGAGGCTTCCTCGAGTTTGTTCAGGGTAAATACGTCTTTCAAGCAAAGCCAGCTGTAGTGGTCAATATCTATGGCCCAGTGACATTCATCACTAAATCGGTTGATTCTTGTAAttgcaaacaagaaaacaaggaaaagcaTGGCTTCATTCTCATGTTCAAATCACACCTAAACCATCGATAAGTAGCGCCACTGGTCATCGCCCCCCAAagtctccatctctcccgcACGCAGCTGCCAATTTGCCAATATGCAAGGATCGTCCCAGCCAGACGGGAATGCACCACATGTGGCGGTGTCAATTGCGGGATGTGCCCAAGCCACGCTCGTCATAGCCacccagcaccagccacagcagctgccAGCCACACTCGCTGTGGCTTGTCCTCTTTTCTAGAATCTGCGCGCCTCAGGCACCAGTGCGTCCAGCCTTGTGCGGGCGATTGCAACTACGCAGCTCTCAGGCTgcctggtgctggagctccaAGCCAACGCCCGCCAAAATCGACATCTCGACTCTCGCCAACAGCCCCTCCAACCACCGATTGACCTTTGACAGCAtcctccccctttttctAATACCCACGAATCTCACGAGGCTGGTCGAATTCTCTAACAGAGCTCCGAAGCAATCATGGTAAACAGCAACCCCCCGCATTTGTTACTGCTATCTGGTGTCATAGCTTAGTAGCTGGCAAGCTTGAGTCTATCTGAGCGGCGGGCTAATCCAGAACATGTACTTCGATAGACGTCGATCGGCACGGGCTATGATCTCCTCAACTCCATCTTTTCGCCTGATGGTCGAAACTTCCAGGTCGAATATGCAGTCAAGGCTGTAGAGAACGGCGGCACCTCAATCGGCATCCGGTGCAAGGACGGCATCGTCCTGGCCGTCGAGAAGATTGTCGCATCCAAGCTGCAAAAGTCCAGTGCAAACAAGAGAATTGCCAGCGTTGACAGCCATGTCGGAGCAGTACGTGCACTGCCCTTATATCCGCATCCCCTTCGGTGCTCTAAAATGCCCACCACAATGCTTACACGCCTTCAAGGTTTACTCAGGCATGATCCCCGATGGACGCCACTTCGTCGACCGAGCCCGAGATGAAGCCCAGAGCTGGCGCCAGAACTTCAAGACTCCCATCCCCACAGCCGACCTCGCCTCCCGCATGGGTGGCTACCTCCAGGCATACACCATGTACGGCTCTGTCCGTCCCTTCGGCATCACCGCTATCGTTGGTGGCGTCGACACCTCAGAAGAGACCCCCGTAGACGGCGAGGTCGGCTCAGGGCCTGCcgtcggcgccggcggcaaggtTGCCGGCAAGCACGGCGGTCCTTTCCTTTACATGATCGAGCCCAGCGGCCTATACTGGGGATACTACGGTGCGGCGACGGGCAAGGGCAGACAAGCTGCAAAggctgagctggagaagctggaccTACCGGCTGGCAACATCACCATCCACGAGGCAGTCAAGGAGGCCGCGCGAATCATCTACATCGCCCACAAGGAtaacaaggacaaggagtTTGAGCTGGAGATGACCTGGATTAGCACAGTAGACGGCCCTACCAAGGGACGGCATGTGGAGGTGCCCAAAGAGctgagagaagaggctgagagatTAGCGCGGGCAGAGGACGAGtctgatgacgaggaggaagaagaaaagaaggacgaTGAtaacaagatggaagagtAAATAAAGTGCTAATCTTTTAAGGggtttgtgtgtgtgttcgGATCAAACGCATTATCCACGACGGGAAAGGCTTATTATAGAGTAAATGCGTCTTCTCTGGATGAAAAAAATGTCCATATTAAAGACACAATCCGGGGAcctttctccctctcctctgTTCTATTATTTTGCAATTGTTTGAACTTGTTATAACGATCCTGCTCTAATCCTATTTtcccttgttcttcttttcttttacagcTATGTACATGGGTATCAATTCCGCCCCTGAGAAGCATGGTTCTGGCACCAGTTGTTCCAGTCCGCGAAAAAGGAGTTTTGCAACTTGGCCTGGCCCAGGACCCAATCCGACTGCGTCTTGGCAtacaccgccgccgcctgcttCACCAGCTCCTTGTCCGTGGCGAACATGGCCGAAGCTACAATCAGactggcggcgctggcagcCTTGGCATACGCGTGCGCGTTGTCCTTGCCTGCCTCCTCATGCACCTCCACCAGCACGGAGAGCAGCTGTTCAGCATCGTAGACTGGCGCAGCAGCGGCCTCAGTTGCATCAGTATCCTTGTTACCGCCGGCGCCGctcctcgccttcttcaagccCTTTTGGTAATTGAGAATAATCTCACAGGCACGGCCAGCCAGCGTCTTTGTGCTCGTCGTGCGCATGAGATCCAGCAGCGGGATGAGCAGGGAGAAGGCGAGCGGGCTGAGGACCTCGTTCTTGACGTAAATGTCGAGGAAGTCGAGGATGCGGTTCTTGAAGTTGACGACGGACTGCTTGGCGtcctttttctgcttcttgctgtCTGGGCGGGCCTTTGCGCGCTGCTTGAAGACTTCGGCGAGCTTGTCCTCGAGGGCGAACATTTGCGAGTCGGACATGTCACCTTCGTCGTCGGAGGATTCGGCTTCGGCGTCTTTATCGAGGCGGTGGCTTTTGAGGATTTTGCTTAGGGGCACGTCGATCTCTATGCGGCCTTCTTTTGCGTCTCCTTCTgcctcttcgtcatcatcatcgtcgttctcgtcctcgtcctcgtcctcgtcctcatcatcttcttcttcctcatcttcttcatcatcatcgccttccTCTCCATCGGCATCTCCAAGATCAACAAATTCCACGTCAGAGTCGATCTCGATGTTTGAGATTTCTTccacatcatcgccatcctcatcaGAAGAGCCTTCGCCATCGATATCCATACCATCGTCCTCTGTGTTAAACAGCTCCTTCTGGCCCTTGGTGCTCTCATTGGCGCCCAGGGGTCCAAAGAGCAGTTCCAAGCCGCCAGCGGAGATTTGTGATGTGAAAGCTTCAAATACTTGCTGAGACACCTGTCGCATCAACGATGAGGGGCGAGCCACCATGGATAGTAAGATTTCTACCAAGAACTCTGAACTTCCAGTATCGTCATCTCCGAGTTTGCCCTCCTGGAGCCTCTCGTGAAACTGGGCGAGATCATCTAGTACTTCCATCGCATCGGGGTCTTGGTTGTATAGTTGGAAAATGGAGATGGCATGAAGCATAGCCAGCCCCTGTGTTAGAGTCTTGTCGTTATCAGTCTTTGTCTTCTGCTTTAGCAGTTTGTGCATTCTTGACAGCGCACTCTCAATGGCTGATTTGATTTCCTCAGACATGGTAACGGCACTTGAGTCGATGGAGGCGACTGCCTGGCAGAAGGTAACAAAATCGGAAGTCTGGCGAGTCAGCTTCGCGAGTGCCGTCTCCAATCTTGACCGAGCAAGCTCTTGAATTTGCTCTGTTAGGACATCCTTTGGGATATCCTCCGGCTGGGAATAGGCAAGACGTGATAACTGCTGCAGTGTAGCGCTTAATGAGGTGTTTTCAAGCTTGTCAGCTTGAGATTCTTTTCCACCTAGGGAAGCGCAGGCCCCTAGGACTTTTGATAGATAGTCAATGTGAACTCTCAGGATAGTCTGGGCCTCGCTGACTTCTTGCTGTGACAGGCCAGCAATGGGGCTTTGGATAATCTTCAGGCATCCTTTGTCATTTTCTAGGTTGAAATTTTGCAGGAGCCTGTCGATCGTCTTTGTGTTGGTGCGCTGATCAAAGTTGTAGATTCCGTTTTTGGTCAGAAGATTCTCAAGCACAGGGACCAGATTGGAGGGTTGAGATGATACTGCGGCCTCGATGGCTTTTAGCGTCTTTATAGCTGCTCGATGTAGGTATCGATCCTCCTTTGCGGACTGGTTCATGAGAGAAGTCATGAGATTCTTGCTGAATAAGGTTTGCAACAGCGCAGGATGTGTCGCATAGCTCTCGAGGAATTTTTGGAAGACCGTGAAACCCTTGAATTTTTGGCCATCGGTAGCCTGCTTGGAGAACAATCCATCTGAATTAGAGTTAGCTTCTGCGTTTATAAATGTGTGCGGGCTCAGCCTTACCGTCAACGACTCGGCTCCAGAACTGAGCAAAGTCTTCGGCCTTTGAGTCCTCGGCCTTGAGATAATGATTGAGGATGAGGTCCCAGACAAAGTGCAACTGGGCCGTCCAAGTGGCTTGTTTGTTGTTCCGAGAATTGCTAGAAGTATCCTTGCTTGAATCGTTGAAGCTTTCCTTCAAGATAGCAGCCATATCACCAAGGTGTTTTTTGGCCAGAGGATGCTGCCAGGGCTTCACGCTGAGATTAGGGAACTGGTCGAGCGCAACCATCCAAACGGCAACGCCTTCGGGAGTTTTGGCTACTCCTGAATTTGACAATTTCTCAAGCGTCgccttggcctgggcctggttcatctgctgcagcgcctggaCAAGAACCCAGCCGCATTGTGACTTTAACCAGACTTTCTTGTTGCTCAATTTCAACAGCTCGTCCAATATTGTGTTCCATCTCGAAGGTTCGGAAAATAAAATGCGGGACTTAACAAAGCATTCAATACCAAACAAttggccaaagaagatgtcacGCTCCTCCTGGCCGGGAATGTTGCCGACAATCTGAGCCTTCTCCAACAGGAACCCAAGCACCTTGTCGAACGTCAGCCCGCTGTATTTTTCTGCGCTTAGAGACTTGTCTCCAAATAGTTGGCTGAGAATCTCGGTGATGACTAGACTAAAGCCAATGCGCGAAGCATTACGGCCACTAGATAGTCCGCGGAAGAGTCGTCGATCGAGATGTCTCTGCACCACTGCCTCAGCAACGCCCTCGCCATCTAAAAGTCCTGATATAATGCAATCGGCGGCCTCGATCCGGTCATTGTCGTCCTCGCTACCGAGATGTTCGTATAACAGGCCTTCGCGCTTTCTGTCTTCGATTGTGGGAGTTTCGACAAAGGGGGCTTTCTCCAACGGTGGCTTTGCGGCTGCGACGACGGGGACGATGGGGGGAGATGTGGTGTTCTTGACCTTTTTCTGTGCATTTGAAGGCACAATGGGGCCATCCTTGGTTCCGCGCTTTCGCTTGCTACCCATTGTGAATTTTGAGGAGTGAAAAAATTACAATGTCAAATACTATGTGCCGTATGAACgatttccatcatcttgcgATGATAGATTAGAAAATTCCCAGATAACAAAATTCTGCCTATCGACACCGCTTTAGTCCCACCAAACACACCCCACAATTACCCGCATCAGAAGTACCTCTGTACATGTTTAATCGCACATTCACGTGCTGCGGTTCTGAGAGCTTCAAGTCCTTACTCGGTACAGAATATGGTGGAATACGTGCTGTTCGTTACGTTAACCAGATATCAAATCGAATGGAGTATAAATGGAAACGTTGAAGCTTCCCGCGCTACCAAGCTGttgctacctacctactacTAGCCTGTTAGAAGATTTGTTTGATCTTTGTACATCTGACGCGCCAGACCAGACACCAAATCATGCGCCGTTCCGCTGCCACCGTCAATAATGCACTAGGAGGTCGCTATCCTACTTCTCAAGCGTAGTGGGGTAGAATCACACAAAATACATCTGCTCTCTATCTGCAGACTGCTGGTACTAGGTGATGTTTGATGTTTGCATGATTATTGTGAAATCAGCAACCGAGCAACTTCATGGAAGACACAATGGTTGGATAATGCGATCCTGCGCGATGCCTTTTGCAGTTCGTACACGTGACTTCGCGATTTGGTTGCTCTGGTTGCTGGACGAGGTGCGGGGTAGGGCTACCAAACGCGCGACGTCTTTGTTTACTTTGACGCGTGTACTGACATCGTATACTATTTTCTTCCTTACCTCCAGCTGCCCTTTTCCGTTTGGTGCTGGAGCTTTAGGAACAATTATCGTGATCACAGGGCCTCTGAAACAGGTTTTATGAGCAGAGTTGCATTGTACCACGTTGTGCCCCCCCTCTACGacgccatcttcctctctccCGGTAAGAGCATGGGTGCATGTAAACAGCTTTGGCAAGCTATTGCAAGGGTCGAAGAGcgttttttcctttccctcgCAGGAGGGCGGAGATGTTGTTTCGGTCCTTGCCGCTTCAGGAATCGTCAAAGGATCCGCAACTATCCCGTCAGCTGAAGAGGGATTTCAGATGCTGGTAATGGCGGGTTTCTGCCCATAATCGGGTAGAGCAGTAGGAGCAAAGTACGCTCAGATGACGTTCGCTATCAGCCTTGCCAATGTGCCTCGCTACAGGAGAAAAACGGAAGTGAACGAGGCTCTCTGCTCCGGTTGAAATAGCAATTCTTGTTGTTTTCTGTGCGCACATGCGGCTCCAACTGTTGCCATGACACACAAGCTCGACCAAAGTCAATTtgcgcaaagaaaaggagtTTGGAATACGAAGGTTAAAAGCACCGTCCTTGCCGATCGTGCACAGCAAATTTGCTGCAAAATCCTCGCTGCATCCACTCATCCACAGTCATTAGCTTTTGTGGCTCCCGTTGCCCGAAACCGTTGCCCAAGACACCGAGCTGCTACACTAAGAATTAGCGAAAGACAACATAGCCCTATGCTTCATTGGCCATCGGCGATTGTTCTGTGGGAAGCGAGCTCATTTGCCGTGCCTGCAAATCATCGCCAGTGCCGGTCAACTGATTAAACATGGTTCTAGGGTTGGGTTGTCAATGGACTGCGAGAGGTATGACGTCTACGATCTGTTGGCGACATCCCATGGTGACGAGATTGAGTTAAGCGCGCTGGAATGATTTGCAACTGGCGATTGAAATTTCGAGAGCGTGCCGTCCGTACTCGTGTCAATGCAGATCctgcctacctaggtagagAGCATAAGAAACCTCT is part of the Trichoderma atroviride chromosome 1, complete sequence genome and encodes:
- a CDS encoding uncharacterized protein (EggNog:ENOG41), giving the protein MVSLQTNMQIHDDLAALFSRNMTFNPEAVPKEMPQEEAVPSQQIVYSVSQHYNHSAHIAKPQLQHSDSQRRSSEPPQTEVVSSETILRNHGVDPSTLTPSQLQLFRIADITQKRRLVELWSICPPTSGGDIPALAWSSTTMDQEEHLAQVRYEKQQQLSNVMSLDGTTVQNSNSTWIHQASQESEPYMLSGYEEIMRREREREESVSRPKDAYSHFGTSIGGPSYVPSTDPVYLGADYARHQLQLAMAEQYGAFEQHRANQAVDVMDM
- a CDS encoding uncharacterized protein (MEROPS:MER0000553~BUSCO:EOG092D3K9O) — encoded protein: MTSIGTGYDLLNSIFSPDGRNFQVEYAVKAVENGGTSIGIRCKDGIVLAVEKIVASKLQKSSANKRIASVDSHVGAVYSGMIPDGRHFVDRARDEAQSWRQNFKTPIPTADLASRMGGYLQAYTMYGSVRPFGITAIVGGVDTSEETPVDGEVGSGPAVGAGGKVAGKHGGPFLYMIEPSGLYWGYYGAATGKGRQAAKAELEKLDLPAGNITIHEAVKEAARIIYIAHKDNKDKEFELEMTWISTVDGPTKGRHVEVPKELREEAERLARAEDESDDEEEEEKKDDDNKMEE
- a CDS encoding uncharacterized protein (BUSCO:EOG092D4XRX), which gives rise to MGSKRKRGTKDGPIVPSNAQKKVKNTTSPPIVPVVAAAKPPLEKAPFVETPTIEDRKREGLLYEHLGSEDDNDRIEAADCIISGLLDGEGVAEAVVQRHLDRRLFRGLSSGRNASRIGFSLVITEILSQLFGDKSLSAEKYSGLTFDKVLGFLLEKAQIVGNIPGQEERDIFFGQLFGIECFVKSRILFSEPSRWNTILDELLKLSNKKVWLKSQCGWVLVQALQQMNQAQAKATLEKLSNSGVAKTPEGVAVWMVALDQFPNLSVKPWQHPLAKKHLGDMAAILKESFNDSSKDTSSNSRNNKQATWTAQLHFVWDLILNHYLKAEDSKAEDFAQFWSRVVDDGLFSKQATDGQKFKGFTVFQKFLESYATHPALLQTLFSKNLMTSLMNQSAKEDRYLHRAAIKTLKAIEAAVSSQPSNLVPVLENLLTKNGIYNFDQRTNTKTIDRLLQNFNLENDKGCLKIIQSPIAGLSQQEVSEAQTILRVHIDYLSKVLGACASLGGKESQADKLENTSLSATLQQLSRLAYSQPEDIPKDVLTEQIQELARSRLETALAKLTRQTSDFVTFCQAVASIDSSAVTMSEEIKSAIESALSRMHKLLKQKTKTDNDKTLTQGLAMLHAISIFQLYNQDPDAMEVLDDLAQFHERLQEGKLGDDDTGSSEFLVEILLSMVARPSSLMRQVSQQVFEAFTSQISAGGLELLFGPLGANESTKGQKELFNTEDDGMDIDGEGSSDEDGDDVEEISNIEIDSDVEFVDLGDADGEEGDDDEEDEEEEDDEDEDEDEDENDDDDDEEAEGDAKEGRIEIDVPLSKILKSHRLDKDAEAESSDDEGDMSDSQMFALEDKLAEVFKQRAKARPDSKKQKKDAKQSVVNFKNRILDFLDIYVKNEVLSPLAFSLLIPLLDLMRTTSTKTLAGRACEIILNYQKGLKKARSGAGGNKDTDATEAAAAPVYDAEQLLSVLVEVHEEAGKDNAHAYAKAASAASLIVASAMFATDKELVKQAAAVYAKTQSDWVLGQAKLQNSFFADWNNWCQNHASQGRN